From a region of the Panicum virgatum strain AP13 chromosome 2K, P.virgatum_v5, whole genome shotgun sequence genome:
- the LOC120682976 gene encoding tonoplast dicarboxylate transporter-like, with translation MDPRRACWESSSEDVTRALLPVHDDRPTRARCCSGLGAVLAGRYLAVASGPAACALICGLVDLGGHPAARNMLGVLAWVFLWWITDAVPLAVASMAPLFLFPAFGISSSDAVAKAYMDDVISLVLGSFILALAIEHYSIHRRLALNITALFCGDPVKPHLLLLGICGTTMFISMWIHNTPCTVMMMPVTTGILQRLPRGELEGGSDAREAQRFSKAVVLGVVYASAIGGMATLTGTGVNIILVGMWSSYFPEQRPITFSSWMSFGLPMSLVLFVALWATLCLMYCSKNTGRALSAYLDRSHLRRELSLLGPMAFAEKMVLAVFGGLIVLWITRSLTNDIPGWAVLFDGKVGDGTVTIMMATLLFIIPSGKNDGEKLMDWGKCRKLQWHIILLLGAGFAIADGFKASGLTDILSSGLGFLKGAPALAVAPAVCLFSGLITEFTSDDATTTLVLPLLAELGKSIGVHPLLLMVPGAIGAQLSFLLPTGSPGNVVGFGTGYITIKDMVLTGMPLKVVGVASLTILLPTLGSLVFGMA, from the exons ATGGATCCGCGACGCGCCTGCTGGGAGAGCTCGTCGGAGGACGTCACGAGGGCGCTGCTGCCGGTGCACGACGACAGGCCGACGAGGGCCCGGTGCTGCTCGGGGCTCGGGGCGGTGCTCGCCGGCAGGTACCTGGCCGTCGCGtcggggccggcggcgtgcgcgctgATCTGCGGGCTGGTGGACCTTGGCGGGCACCCCGCGGCGCGCAACATGCTCGGCGTCCTGGCGTGGGTGTTCCTGTGGTGGATCACGGacgccgtgccgctcgccgtcgcgtccATGGCGCCGCTGTTCCTCTTCCCGGCGTTCGGCATCTCCTCCTCCGACGCCGTCGCCAAGGCCTACATGGACGACGTCATCTCCCTCGTCCTCGGCAGCTTCATCCTCGCGCTCGCCATCGAGCACTACAGcatccaccgccgcctcgccctcaaC ATCACGGCGCTGTTCTGCGGGGACCCGGTGAAGCcgcacctgctgctgctgggcatCTGCGGCACGACCATGTTCATCAGCATGTGGATCCACAACACGCCGTGCACGGTGATGATGATGCCGGTGACGACGGGGATCCTGCAGCGGCTCCCGCGCGGCGAGCTGGAGGGCGGCTCGGATGCCCGCGAGGCCCAGCGGTTCTCCAAGGCGGTGGTGCTCGGCGTCGTGTACGCGTCGGCGATCGGCGGGATGGCCACGCTGACGGGCACGGGTGTGAACATCATCCTGGTGGGGATGTGGTCGAGCTACTTCCCCGAGCAGCGCCCAATCACCTTCAGCTCGTGGATGTCCTTCGGGCTCCCCATGTCACTGGTCCTGTTCGTGGCGCTCTGGGCCACGCTCTGCCTCATGTACTGCTCCAAGAACACCGGGAGGGCGCTCTCCGCTTACCTCGACAGGAGCCACCTCCGAAGGGAGCTCAGCTTGCTGG GTCCGATGGCATTTGCAGAGAAGATGGTTTTGGCCGTGTTTGGG GGTCTCATTGTTCTATGGATTACCAGGAGTCTGACAAACGACATCCCTGGGTGGGCAGTCCTATTCGACGGCAAAGTTGGGGATGGAACGGTCACT ATCATGATGGCGACGCTGCTGTTCATCATCCCGAGCGGCAAGAACGACGGCGAGAAGCTCATGGACTGGGGCAAGTGCCGGAAGCTGCAGTGGCACATCATCCTGCTCCTCGGCGCGGGCTTCGCCATCGCCGACGGGTTCAAGGCGAGCGGCCTCACGGACATCCTCTCGTCTGGGCTGGGCTTCCTGAAGGGCGCGCCGGCGCTGGCTGTCGCGCCTGCGGTCTGCCTCTTCAGCGGCCTCATCACCGAGTTCACCTCCGACGACGCCACCACCACGCTGGTGCTGCCGCTGCTGGCCGAGCTGGGCAAGTCCATCGGCGTGCACCCGCTGCTGCTCATGGTCCCCGGCGCGATCGGCGCGCAGTTGTCATTCCTGCTGCCCACCGGGTCGCCCGGGAACGTCGTCGGCTTCGGCACCGGGTACATCACCATCAAGGACATGGTGCTCACCGGAATGCCGCTGAAAGTCGTCGGCGTCGCGTCTCTGACGATCCTTCTGCCGACACTGG GTTCTCTGGTTTTTGGCATGGCTTAG